One Campylobacter concisus DNA segment encodes these proteins:
- a CDS encoding FAD-binding protein: protein MLYAGKMGVGASLVVMGGFTVEPSTANVLDTDYNKISGLYACGNVMGGRFLGDYPVVLAGTSYGTCLCYGRLAGYQAVANAKGVQA, encoded by the coding sequence ATACTTTACGCTGGTAAGATGGGTGTGGGTGCTAGCCTAGTCGTCATGGGCGGCTTCACCGTAGAGCCAAGCACTGCAAATGTGTTAGATACTGACTATAACAAAATTTCTGGACTTTATGCCTGCGGTAATGTTATGGGCGGACGCTTTTTGGGTGATTATCCAGTAGTTTTAGCCGGCACTAGCTACGGAACATGCCTATGCTACGGACGCTTAGCGGGCTATCAGGCTGTGGCAAACGCAAAAGGAGTACAAGCATGA